A region from the Medicago truncatula cultivar Jemalong A17 chromosome 6, MtrunA17r5.0-ANR, whole genome shotgun sequence genome encodes:
- the LOC25495511 gene encoding stress-induced protein KIN2 produces the protein MDSNNASYNAGQAQGQTQEKASNMMDKASNAAQSAKESMQEAGQQMQAKAQGAVDSAKDSTNKN, from the exons ATGGACTCTAATAACGCAAGCTACAATGCTGGACAGGCCCAAGGCCAAACCCAG GAAAAGGCTAGCAACATGATGGACAAGGCTAGCAATGCTGCTCAGTCAGCCAAAGAATCAATGCAAGAG GCTGGTCAGCAGATGCAGGCAAAGGCACAAGGAGCTGTTGATTCTGCTAAGGATTCTACAAACAAGAActaa
- the LOC25495509 gene encoding stress-induced protein KIN2, whose protein sequence is MDSNNASYNAGQAKGQTQEKASNLMDKASNAAQSAKESMQETGQQMQAKAQGAVDSAKDSTNKN, encoded by the exons ATGGACTCTAACAATGCAAGCTATAATGCTGGACAGGCCAAGGGCCAAACCCAG GAAAAGGCCAGCAACTTGATGGACAAGGCTAGCAATGCTGCTCAGTCTGCCAAAGAATCAATGCAAGAG ACTGGTCAGCAGATGCAGGCAAAGGCTCAAGGAGCTGTTGATTCTGCGAAAGATTCTACAAACAAgaactaa
- the LOC25495510 gene encoding late embryogenesis abundant protein 2, whose protein sequence is MDSNQTSYNAGQAKGQTQEKASSMMDKASNAAQSAKESMQETGQQMQEKAQGAVDSAKDSTNKN, encoded by the exons ATGGACTCTAACCAGACAAGCTACAATGCTGGACAGGCCAAGGGCCAAACCCAG GAAAAGGCTAGCAGCATGATGGACAAGGCTAGCAATGCTGCTCAGTCTGCCAAAGAATCAATGCAAGAG ACTGGTCAACAGATGCAGGAAAAGGCTCAAGGAGCTGTTGATTCTGCGAAGGATTCTACAAACAAGAACTAA